A genomic stretch from Marinimicrobium sp. C6131 includes:
- a CDS encoding TonB-dependent receptor encodes MSVNILSKKRLSIVVGLLSAGIGFPGAVQAQPQLEEVLVTAQKREESAQDIPVAVSAIDSESLENMGVNDFNDLTKVSPSLTITQGDQANNSPIALRGIGTFAFGMSIEPSVAVIIDDVPVAASAQAFSNLVDVERIEVLRGPQSTLFGKSASAGVINITTKGPSEYPEATIELSATDDEEVRVLGSASGMLTDTLGVRVSGYHSDYEGHVENLHTGNTINGKESKGLRSKFRWDASADLTLTLIADINESEDNCCASPFNYASPEARNINGDPPAVWLEGITPSRENDQVRIDAEPRNTSDDWSTTLKAEYDMGEHTLASITGLRKWEYTFFQDIDATQTFELNQSSGYETDLLTQEFRLTSPAYDKFDYVAGLYFEKKDNSRWFQRGPVFVADWSAEADNEIAAVFAQGKYSINNSLTMIGGLRYHEEDIGVSFLRPGDDPLTGTSSDDVVLGKLSLQYFTAGDLMFFASYSQGHKGEGYDITSSFSESSAESPVGAETSDSFELGMKGTFLNRRLQLNTTLFSTSYEGFQAQSTVTNAETQTLEFKLNNVGDLQTSGVEVDAVALLTENLQVDMGLALIDAEIDEFTGADCYGLQTEAQGCVDGKQDLSGTKLNNSPDLKVTLGANYDWRFDDMPFDGFINGSYQWQDEVRFSLLNDPTTYQDAYGIFNLNVGIRDKDDAYKLTLFVNNVTDESYVSGAGQSQGLFGGESVLTHQVPRAAQRYAGVKLKLNF; translated from the coding sequence ATGAGCGTAAACATCCTGTCAAAGAAGCGACTCAGCATCGTAGTTGGCCTGTTGAGTGCAGGTATTGGCTTTCCGGGCGCAGTCCAGGCCCAACCGCAGCTTGAAGAGGTGCTTGTCACCGCCCAGAAGCGGGAGGAGAGCGCCCAGGACATTCCTGTAGCGGTGTCGGCCATCGATAGCGAAAGCCTGGAGAATATGGGCGTGAACGATTTCAATGACCTGACCAAGGTGTCGCCGTCATTGACCATTACCCAGGGTGATCAAGCCAATAACAGTCCGATTGCACTGCGGGGTATTGGTACTTTTGCGTTCGGCATGAGTATTGAGCCTAGCGTTGCGGTGATTATCGACGATGTGCCCGTCGCCGCGAGCGCTCAGGCCTTTTCGAATCTGGTGGATGTTGAGCGAATAGAAGTGTTGCGTGGGCCGCAGAGCACTTTGTTCGGGAAGAGCGCGTCCGCTGGTGTGATCAATATCACCACCAAGGGCCCGTCCGAGTACCCCGAAGCCACGATCGAGTTGAGTGCGACCGATGATGAAGAGGTTCGCGTGCTGGGCTCGGCGTCAGGCATGTTGACCGATACCCTGGGTGTCCGGGTCAGTGGTTATCATTCAGATTACGAAGGTCATGTTGAAAACCTGCATACCGGCAACACCATTAACGGCAAGGAAAGTAAAGGCCTCCGTTCAAAATTCCGTTGGGATGCGAGCGCGGATCTGACACTGACGCTAATTGCGGATATCAATGAGTCGGAAGATAACTGCTGTGCGTCGCCCTTCAACTATGCATCTCCCGAAGCTCGCAATATCAACGGCGACCCTCCAGCGGTATGGCTGGAAGGTATTACACCTTCTAGAGAGAACGACCAGGTTCGAATAGATGCCGAGCCGCGAAATACTTCCGATGACTGGTCAACCACACTGAAGGCTGAGTACGACATGGGTGAACACACCCTGGCGTCCATCACCGGGCTTCGGAAATGGGAATATACGTTTTTCCAGGATATTGATGCGACCCAGACCTTTGAGTTGAATCAATCATCTGGTTATGAAACAGATCTTCTGACGCAAGAATTTCGATTGACATCGCCTGCATACGATAAGTTCGACTACGTGGCGGGCCTGTACTTTGAGAAAAAGGATAATTCCCGCTGGTTCCAGCGAGGCCCCGTGTTTGTCGCTGACTGGAGCGCCGAGGCGGACAATGAGATTGCTGCCGTGTTTGCTCAGGGTAAGTATTCGATCAACAACAGTCTGACCATGATTGGTGGACTGCGCTACCATGAAGAAGATATTGGTGTGAGTTTCCTGCGGCCGGGAGATGATCCTCTTACTGGCACATCTTCAGATGATGTGGTTTTGGGGAAATTGTCCCTCCAATATTTCACTGCGGGTGATCTGATGTTCTTTGCTAGCTACAGTCAGGGTCATAAAGGTGAGGGTTATGACATTACCAGCTCCTTCTCTGAGAGCTCTGCTGAATCTCCGGTAGGTGCAGAGACCTCTGACTCTTTCGAGCTTGGTATGAAAGGTACCTTCTTGAACCGTCGGCTTCAGCTGAACACCACTTTGTTCTCAACCTCCTATGAGGGTTTTCAGGCGCAAAGCACCGTGACTAATGCGGAGACCCAAACGCTTGAATTCAAGCTGAATAACGTGGGCGATCTGCAAACATCCGGTGTTGAAGTTGATGCAGTCGCACTTTTGACTGAAAATCTTCAGGTCGATATGGGATTGGCCTTGATCGACGCAGAAATCGACGAGTTTACCGGAGCTGATTGCTATGGCCTTCAGACGGAAGCTCAGGGCTGCGTGGATGGAAAGCAGGATTTGAGCGGCACTAAGCTGAATAACTCGCCGGATCTCAAAGTGACCCTGGGGGCAAACTATGATTGGCGCTTCGATGACATGCCTTTTGATGGCTTCATCAACGGTTCTTATCAGTGGCAGGATGAAGTTAGATTCAGTCTGCTGAATGACCCGACGACCTACCAGGATGCTTACGGCATATTCAATCTGAATGTCGGTATTCGCGATAAGGACGATGCCTATAAACTGACCCTGTTTGTCAACAATGTGACCGATGAGTCCTATGTGAGCGGGGCCGGACAGTCGCAAGGGCTATTTGGCGGGGAAAGCGTGCTGACCCACCAGGTGCCCCGTGCCGCACAGCGTTATGCGGGGGTGAAGCTCAAGCTCAATTTCTAG
- the manD gene encoding D-mannonate dehydratase ManD has protein sequence MKIVNCKVIVTCPGRNFVTVKIETDEGVYGVGDATLNGRELAVASYLEDHLFPCLIGRDPQDIEDIWQYMYRGAYWRRGPVTMAAIGGIDIALWDIKGKVAGLPLYQLLGGRSRNGVMVYGHANGVDIEETVDEVAKFIDMGYKAIRAQCGVPGIPSIYGVTEDKMFYEPADVGLPDEQVWSTEKYLNHVPKLFDKLREKFGFEHHLLHDAHHRLTPIEAARLGKDLEPYRLFWLEDAVPAENQENFRLIRQHTTTPLAVGEVFNSIYDCQQLFSEQLIDYIRATVVHAGGITHFRRIANLADLYNVRTGCHGPTDLSPICMGAALHFDTWVPNFGIQEYMRHTEQTNEVFPHDYHFEDGYLHAGSAPGHGVDIDEELAARYPYKRAYLPVNRLEDGTLYNW, from the coding sequence ATGAAAATTGTTAATTGCAAGGTTATTGTAACCTGCCCTGGCCGTAACTTCGTTACCGTCAAAATCGAAACGGATGAAGGGGTTTACGGTGTAGGGGATGCGACCCTTAACGGTCGGGAGTTGGCCGTTGCCTCATACCTTGAGGATCATCTGTTTCCCTGCCTCATCGGCCGGGACCCCCAGGATATTGAGGACATCTGGCAATACATGTATCGCGGCGCTTACTGGCGCCGGGGTCCCGTTACCATGGCAGCTATCGGGGGTATAGACATCGCCCTTTGGGATATCAAAGGTAAAGTGGCAGGACTACCACTCTATCAACTCCTGGGAGGCCGTTCGCGCAACGGCGTTATGGTTTACGGACACGCCAACGGCGTCGATATTGAGGAAACCGTCGACGAAGTCGCCAAGTTCATCGACATGGGATATAAAGCGATCCGAGCTCAGTGTGGGGTTCCCGGCATTCCTTCCATTTATGGGGTGACCGAGGACAAGATGTTTTATGAGCCTGCCGATGTCGGCCTGCCTGACGAGCAGGTTTGGTCAACCGAAAAGTACCTGAACCATGTGCCCAAGTTGTTTGATAAGCTTCGGGAGAAGTTTGGCTTTGAGCATCATTTGTTGCACGACGCCCATCACCGCCTGACGCCCATTGAGGCGGCACGCTTGGGTAAAGACCTGGAACCCTACCGCCTGTTCTGGCTTGAAGACGCCGTACCGGCGGAAAATCAGGAAAACTTCCGGTTGATCCGCCAACACACGACAACCCCTCTTGCCGTCGGGGAAGTCTTCAACTCTATCTATGACTGTCAACAGCTGTTCTCGGAGCAGTTGATTGATTATATCCGGGCCACCGTCGTTCACGCTGGCGGCATCACCCATTTCCGCCGCATTGCCAACCTGGCCGACCTGTACAATGTGCGGACCGGTTGTCACGGCCCCACAGATCTATCCCCCATTTGCATGGGAGCGGCTCTACATTTTGATACCTGGGTTCCCAATTTTGGCATTCAGGAGTACATGCGGCACACAGAACAAACGAACGAAGTGTTCCCGCACGATTATCATTTTGAGGATGGTTACCTTCACGCCGGCTCCGCTCCGGGGCATGGCGTGGACATTGATGAGGAACTGGCCGCTCGCTACCCATACAAACGCGCCTACCTGCCGGTAAATCGGCTTGAAGACGGCACGCTTTATAATTGGTAG
- the manD gene encoding D-mannonate dehydratase ManD, whose translation MKIVNCKVIVTCPGRNFVTVKIETDEGVYGIGDATLNGRELSVVSYLEDHLFPCLIGRDPQQIEDIWQYLYRGAYWRRGPVTMTAIAGIDTALWDIKGKIAGLPLYELLGGRSRDGVMVYGHANGVDIEETVDEVAKYIDLGYKAIRAQSGIPGIPSTYGVAKEKMYYEPADSDLPSENVWSTEKYMNHVPKLFDKLREKFGFEHHLLHDAHHRLTPIQAARVGKDLEPYRLFWLEDSVPAENQESFRLIRQHTTTPLAVGEIFNSIFDCQQLITEQLIDYIRTTVVHAGGITHLRRIANLADLYQVRTGSHGATDLSPVCMGAALHFDTWVPNFGIQEYMRHTEQTDEVFPHDYHFDKGYLYAGSAPGHGVDIDEKLAAKYPYSPAYLPVNRLEDGTMYNW comes from the coding sequence ATGAAAATTGTAAACTGTAAAGTGATTGTGACCTGTCCGGGTCGAAACTTCGTGACCGTAAAGATCGAGACTGATGAGGGTGTATACGGGATTGGCGATGCGACACTTAACGGACGTGAACTGTCGGTCGTTTCTTATCTGGAGGATCATCTGTTTCCCTGTCTGATAGGGCGAGATCCTCAACAGATTGAAGATATCTGGCAGTACCTGTATCGAGGTGCATATTGGCGTCGTGGACCGGTTACCATGACCGCTATTGCGGGTATAGATACGGCTCTGTGGGATATTAAAGGAAAAATTGCCGGACTTCCGCTTTATGAGTTGCTTGGCGGACGGTCACGAGATGGCGTGATGGTTTATGGACATGCGAATGGCGTGGATATTGAGGAGACGGTGGATGAGGTGGCCAAGTATATTGATCTTGGTTACAAAGCCATTCGTGCCCAGTCCGGCATTCCCGGGATTCCCTCCACCTATGGGGTCGCCAAAGAGAAAATGTACTATGAGCCGGCGGACTCGGATTTACCCTCTGAAAACGTCTGGTCCACTGAGAAATATATGAACCATGTCCCTAAGCTTTTCGATAAGCTCAGGGAGAAATTCGGCTTCGAGCACCACTTGCTTCACGATGCCCATCACCGGCTGACACCGATTCAGGCCGCTCGCGTGGGCAAGGATCTTGAGCCCTATCGCCTGTTCTGGTTGGAGGACTCTGTTCCCGCGGAAAACCAGGAGAGTTTCCGCCTGATCCGTCAGCACACGACAACCCCCTTGGCCGTGGGGGAAATCTTCAACTCCATCTTTGACTGTCAACAACTGATCACCGAGCAACTGATTGACTATATTCGCACCACGGTGGTGCATGCCGGTGGTATCACCCACCTTCGGCGAATTGCGAATCTGGCGGACCTGTATCAGGTCCGTACGGGCAGTCATGGCGCGACAGACCTTTCTCCCGTCTGTATGGGTGCCGCGCTGCACTTTGATACCTGGGTACCAAACTTTGGCATCCAGGAGTATATGCGCCACACCGAGCAGACTGACGAGGTGTTTCCCCACGACTACCACTTCGATAAAGGCTATCTGTACGCAGGAAGCGCCCCGGGCCATGGTGTAGATATTGATGAAAAGCTGGCCGCAAAATATCCGTACAGTCCGGCGTACTTGCCGGTCAATCGTCTGGAAGACGGCACCATGTATAACTGGTAA
- a CDS encoding gluconokinase, with protein sequence MTTSSNLPKESRTPVLIVVMGVSGSGKTTLGKALAGHLNWRFLDADDFHSAESRAHMASGKPLTDDMRKPWISAICQELKEHAEDNKPAILAFSGLKKFHREPLRHCGLPVIFLHLTGERETLAQRMLARNDHFMPPSLLDSQLETLEVPADEEDVFSLAIEAPLEDLLIQAEKLINQHGNS encoded by the coding sequence ATGACAACCTCTTCAAACCTCCCGAAGGAGTCACGCACTCCTGTTTTGATCGTGGTAATGGGCGTGTCAGGATCTGGCAAGACAACTCTTGGAAAGGCGCTGGCGGGCCACCTGAATTGGCGCTTCCTGGACGCCGACGATTTTCACAGCGCTGAGTCTCGTGCGCACATGGCCTCAGGAAAGCCCTTGACCGATGACATGCGAAAACCCTGGATATCGGCTATCTGTCAAGAACTTAAAGAACACGCCGAAGACAACAAGCCAGCCATTCTTGCTTTCTCCGGTCTTAAAAAGTTCCACCGTGAGCCTTTGCGTCATTGCGGTTTACCCGTGATATTCCTTCACTTGACCGGTGAGCGGGAGACTTTGGCGCAACGTATGCTCGCACGTAACGATCATTTTATGCCTCCCAGCCTGTTGGATAGCCAACTGGAAACCTTGGAGGTCCCGGCAGATGAAGAAGACGTTTTCTCGCTAGCCATTGAAGCGCCGTTGGAAGATCTATTGATTCAAGCCGAAAAATTGATAAACCAACACGGCAATTCCTAA
- a CDS encoding glycoside hydrolase family 3 protein, with the protein MNRIQDFFTGNGLRSARFAVVALAVALAACGQTSLVEEPQKSYSQPELEVRTSELLRADGYQFKDLNKNGALDTYEDWRRPTAERVEDLVGKMTLEEKVGFMLISSVSMDGGSAFGLRDGGGEVTSGLSEEDIVMEMNLFTKQPLPEPMLMFSGTTKGIEERHLRHLILRTNADPRLIAEWANNVQAVAEGTRLGIPVIVSSNPRNHVTVDNAMGVGLGDTTFSTWPGELGLAAMRDLELTREFAEIAGHEWASVGLRKGYMYMADLATEPRWERVEGTFGENADLAADMIREVTLGFQGESLGKGSVALTTKHFPGGGPQVDGQDPHFFWGKDQHYPGDMFDYHLKPFKAAIEAKTASIMPYYAKPVGTDFEEVAFAYNKRVLTGLLREQMGFEGIINSDTGPIEMMPWGVESLSLPERYRKALDAGVDLFSGTADPTVLLETVKSGLVSEDRLDDSVRRLLAEKFALGLFEDPYVDPDYAERVVGSEAHQERADLALRKSVVLLRNDESLLPLKSGSKVYVERYRDDLKGGNPSEVFAPISHPWDVEFVRTREEADVVVLWLLPNNGGLFGSTGDSIDLRLSENGVDVERVNQVLQDKPTVVAINFSNPWVINEINQGSLNTVVATFGTSMEALMDVVEGRFAPTGKLPFTIPISQQAVETNRSDVPGYLEPEGYALFEFGAGLTY; encoded by the coding sequence ATGAATAGAATCCAAGACTTCTTCACCGGCAACGGCTTACGCTCGGCTCGGTTCGCAGTCGTTGCGTTGGCGGTCGCACTTGCGGCTTGCGGTCAAACATCGTTAGTTGAAGAACCTCAGAAAAGCTACAGTCAACCTGAGCTGGAAGTCCGAACCAGTGAACTGCTAAGAGCGGACGGCTATCAATTCAAAGACCTGAATAAGAATGGGGCGCTGGACACCTATGAAGACTGGCGCCGACCTACCGCTGAGCGGGTCGAGGACCTGGTCGGCAAAATGACGCTGGAGGAGAAGGTTGGCTTTATGCTGATCAGCTCGGTGAGTATGGACGGCGGGAGTGCTTTCGGCTTAAGGGATGGGGGTGGAGAGGTAACGAGTGGTCTGTCCGAGGAGGACATCGTCATGGAGATGAATCTCTTCACTAAGCAGCCTCTACCTGAGCCGATGCTCATGTTTTCCGGTACCACAAAGGGAATAGAGGAGCGCCACCTCCGACACCTGATTTTGCGTACCAATGCCGATCCCCGGTTAATCGCGGAGTGGGCCAACAACGTTCAAGCGGTCGCGGAAGGTACCCGCTTGGGAATTCCCGTGATCGTTTCATCCAACCCGCGTAATCATGTCACTGTAGATAACGCTATGGGGGTTGGTTTGGGCGATACCACCTTCTCCACTTGGCCCGGTGAGCTGGGGCTCGCTGCCATGCGAGACCTTGAGTTGACCCGAGAGTTCGCTGAAATTGCCGGTCATGAGTGGGCGTCGGTCGGGCTGCGCAAAGGCTATATGTACATGGCGGATCTCGCGACGGAGCCGCGCTGGGAACGTGTCGAAGGCACCTTCGGCGAGAACGCCGACTTGGCAGCGGACATGATCCGTGAGGTGACTCTGGGCTTTCAGGGAGAGAGCTTGGGGAAAGGTTCGGTCGCCCTGACCACTAAACACTTTCCCGGTGGCGGCCCTCAGGTTGACGGGCAGGACCCCCACTTCTTCTGGGGCAAGGATCAGCATTATCCTGGCGACATGTTCGATTACCATCTGAAGCCGTTCAAAGCGGCCATTGAAGCTAAAACCGCATCCATCATGCCTTACTACGCTAAGCCGGTAGGCACAGATTTTGAAGAGGTGGCGTTTGCTTACAACAAGCGGGTCTTGACCGGACTGTTAAGGGAGCAAATGGGGTTTGAGGGGATTATCAATTCGGATACCGGACCTATCGAGATGATGCCTTGGGGAGTGGAGTCCCTGTCATTGCCGGAGCGCTACCGCAAGGCATTAGACGCCGGAGTTGACCTCTTCTCCGGAACGGCGGATCCGACCGTTCTTCTAGAAACCGTGAAGAGCGGGCTGGTTTCGGAAGACCGTCTGGATGACTCCGTCCGACGCTTGTTGGCGGAGAAGTTTGCCTTAGGATTGTTTGAGGATCCTTATGTAGATCCCGACTATGCCGAAAGGGTTGTGGGTAGTGAGGCACATCAGGAGCGGGCCGATCTCGCATTGCGTAAATCCGTGGTGCTTCTGCGCAATGACGAATCGCTCCTTCCGCTGAAATCCGGCTCCAAGGTATATGTGGAGCGTTATCGGGACGACTTGAAAGGTGGCAATCCCAGTGAAGTCTTCGCTCCGATATCCCATCCTTGGGACGTTGAGTTTGTGCGCACACGTGAAGAGGCGGATGTCGTGGTGCTTTGGTTGCTCCCCAATAACGGTGGCCTGTTTGGCTCCACGGGTGACTCAATTGACCTCAGGCTTAGCGAGAACGGCGTCGATGTAGAACGCGTGAATCAAGTGCTGCAAGACAAGCCCACGGTGGTAGCGATCAATTTCAGCAATCCCTGGGTGATCAATGAGATTAATCAGGGTTCATTGAACACAGTTGTGGCGACTTTTGGCACATCCATGGAGGCGCTGATGGATGTTGTGGAGGGACGGTTCGCGCCCACCGGGAAGCTGCCCTTTACCATTCCCATCTCACAGCAAGCGGTGGAGACCAATCGGTCAGATGTTCCCGGTTACCTTGAGCCAGAGGGTTATGCTCTGTTTGAGTTTGGTGCAGGTTTGACCTATTGA
- a CDS encoding glycoside hydrolase family 2 protein, with the protein MSSIPSVIFPQNRLTFGIHLIIMVKWSGHQAAGGLAIFENNSFRPVGPESTGEVITMGEIHKQLLRAALCCLWVVAASVGAAEGGDENDSDNEFFSVFPDADVYPQPAPLLTNIYGRERRSLNGMWDIKVDEAGIGWRIGGYINDLNRDQLTGMELKETSFDDRSQLKVPGDWNSQRVDLDRYRGKMFYHKIVPIDKEEGKRYFVHFGGANYVTDLFVNDELVGRHEGGYTAFNFDVTDHIKDGENTIIVRVDAFLDDSTIPTMRTSDFWKYGGITRDVNLLTLPEKHVSQYHVYLDDRESGEIRGWIQLSDNVQRGAVTVEIPEAGVKQTVSVGKNGRAEFSTQADLQLWSPENPKLYEVKISYDGREIKDQIGFRTIETEGQNIVLNGKPVKLYGISMHEETPLRAGMANSPEDAEVQMKLIKELGGNFVRLAHYPHNEHTVRMADKLGLMVWSEIPIVSLIDWDNEHTQQVAQAQISDNVTRDLNRASIVMWSIANETFPQSQERLDFLKGLAETARSLDASDRLIASALIGDFSKEFEEVGNHLLYSLIHDSELPEAEKDRLRAMFEKTAPDDFDKNDVVTVMIKDQLGEVVDIVGYNEYFGWYYSAFFAPELGVDEGLIRDTMFKLMPKMRFNNVFGKPMIISEFGAGAKAGFHSEEGVIWSEEYQARVYRAQVDMLERSEAVKGMSPWILTDFRSHLRELNGIHETYNRKGLISETGEKKMAFDVLKNFYHEQRDL; encoded by the coding sequence ATGTCTTCCATTCCTTCGGTCATTTTTCCTCAAAACCGGTTGACTTTTGGGATTCATTTGATCATCATGGTAAAGTGGTCAGGCCACCAGGCAGCGGGTGGTTTGGCCATCTTCGAAAATAACAGTTTCCGACCTGTAGGGCCGGAATCAACAGGTGAGGTTATAACCATGGGTGAGATACATAAACAGCTACTGCGAGCGGCCTTGTGCTGTTTGTGGGTGGTGGCGGCCTCAGTAGGGGCAGCTGAAGGCGGTGACGAAAACGACTCGGATAATGAGTTTTTCTCGGTTTTTCCTGATGCAGACGTTTACCCGCAACCCGCGCCATTGCTGACCAATATCTACGGTCGCGAGCGTCGCTCCCTCAACGGCATGTGGGACATTAAAGTGGATGAAGCGGGCATCGGCTGGAGAATCGGTGGATACATCAATGACCTGAACCGAGACCAGCTCACCGGCATGGAGCTCAAAGAAACCTCGTTTGATGATCGAAGCCAGCTTAAGGTTCCCGGTGACTGGAACAGCCAGCGTGTCGATCTGGATCGCTACCGCGGAAAAATGTTCTATCACAAAATTGTGCCGATTGATAAGGAAGAAGGAAAAAGGTACTTCGTTCATTTTGGTGGCGCCAACTATGTCACTGACCTGTTCGTCAATGACGAGCTGGTGGGTCGACATGAGGGCGGCTACACCGCATTCAATTTTGATGTGACAGACCACATCAAAGACGGAGAGAATACGATTATCGTTCGCGTCGATGCTTTTCTGGACGACAGTACCATCCCGACGATGCGCACCTCTGATTTCTGGAAATACGGTGGCATTACTCGCGATGTAAACCTGCTGACGCTGCCTGAAAAGCATGTCAGCCAGTATCACGTATACCTGGATGATCGGGAGAGTGGGGAGATCAGGGGCTGGATTCAGTTGTCCGATAACGTTCAACGTGGGGCTGTGACGGTAGAAATCCCCGAAGCGGGTGTCAAACAGACGGTGTCTGTGGGTAAGAACGGACGCGCTGAGTTCAGCACCCAGGCCGATCTTCAACTCTGGAGCCCGGAAAACCCGAAACTATATGAGGTGAAAATCAGCTATGACGGGCGTGAGATCAAGGACCAGATAGGATTTAGAACCATCGAAACCGAGGGTCAGAACATCGTACTTAATGGTAAACCTGTAAAGCTCTATGGCATCAGCATGCATGAAGAAACTCCCCTGCGTGCGGGGATGGCCAACTCACCTGAGGATGCCGAAGTACAGATGAAGCTGATTAAAGAGCTGGGTGGAAACTTCGTGCGTCTCGCTCATTACCCCCACAATGAGCACACTGTCAGAATGGCCGATAAGCTAGGGTTGATGGTTTGGAGTGAAATTCCCATTGTCTCCTTGATTGACTGGGATAACGAACACACGCAACAGGTTGCTCAAGCTCAAATTAGCGACAATGTTACCCGGGATTTGAATCGAGCCTCTATCGTCATGTGGTCTATCGCCAATGAGACCTTTCCTCAGTCCCAGGAGCGTTTGGATTTCCTCAAGGGGCTCGCTGAAACCGCGAGGTCGTTGGATGCCAGTGATCGCCTGATCGCCTCGGCTCTGATCGGTGACTTTTCGAAGGAGTTTGAAGAGGTGGGTAACCATCTTTTGTATTCGCTGATACATGATTCAGAGCTTCCCGAGGCAGAGAAGGATCGTCTGAGAGCAATGTTTGAAAAGACCGCGCCTGACGACTTCGACAAAAATGATGTGGTTACGGTCATGATCAAAGACCAGCTGGGTGAAGTGGTTGATATTGTTGGTTACAACGAGTATTTCGGCTGGTATTACTCCGCCTTTTTTGCCCCCGAGCTCGGGGTAGATGAGGGACTGATTCGAGATACTATGTTCAAGTTGATGCCAAAAATGCGATTCAATAACGTCTTTGGCAAGCCGATGATCATCTCTGAGTTTGGGGCGGGTGCAAAAGCCGGATTCCATTCCGAAGAGGGCGTCATCTGGTCGGAGGAGTATCAGGCCAGAGTGTACCGGGCTCAAGTGGACATGCTGGAACGAAGTGAAGCGGTTAAAGGCATGTCCCCGTGGATTCTGACGGATTTTCGTTCCCACCTTCGTGAGCTGAATGGAATCCATGAGACTTACAATCGCAAAGGTCTGATTTCTGAAACCGGTGAAAAGAAAATGGCGTTTGATGTGCTTAAAAACTTCTATCACGAGCAGCGTGATTTGTAG
- a CDS encoding FadR/GntR family transcriptional regulator, whose protein sequence is MEIQAVKVRRLYLEVAGQIESQIKAGKIKPGGRLPSERDLAVKFDVSRPTIREAMIALEIAGLVEIRTGRGIYVVKQRSPQELEVRDEGPGPFEILEARRCLETETVALAAARITQQQLMDLELALREMEDEGAEGSVTERADERFHCIIAEASQNSALAATVRWLWQLRNESEISTLFHKRVREEGVHPSVNEHRRIFNALKNRDPIAAKNAMRAHISRALERDWALLDDGAGNIDSVDEDD, encoded by the coding sequence ATGGAAATACAGGCAGTCAAAGTCCGTCGACTTTACCTCGAGGTCGCCGGTCAAATCGAGTCGCAGATCAAAGCCGGAAAAATCAAACCGGGCGGACGACTTCCCTCCGAGCGGGACCTGGCGGTTAAATTTGATGTCAGTCGGCCCACTATTCGTGAGGCCATGATTGCCCTGGAAATTGCCGGACTGGTGGAGATCCGAACCGGGCGTGGGATCTACGTGGTCAAGCAGCGCTCGCCGCAAGAGCTGGAGGTTAGGGATGAGGGGCCGGGACCGTTTGAGATCCTTGAGGCCCGCCGCTGCCTGGAAACCGAAACGGTGGCGCTGGCGGCGGCACGGATTACCCAGCAGCAATTAATGGATCTCGAGCTTGCCTTGCGGGAAATGGAAGACGAGGGGGCTGAAGGGAGTGTGACGGAGCGCGCCGATGAGCGTTTTCACTGCATTATCGCGGAAGCCTCCCAAAACAGTGCGCTGGCGGCCACCGTAAGGTGGTTGTGGCAGCTCAGGAATGAGTCCGAGATTAGCACTCTGTTTCACAAGAGGGTGCGAGAAGAGGGTGTGCACCCTTCTGTGAACGAGCATCGCCGAATCTTTAATGCGCTGAAAAACCGGGATCCAATTGCCGCAAAGAATGCGATGAGAGCCCATATTTCAAGGGCGTTGGAGCGGGACTGGGCGCTTTTGGATGACGGTGCTGGCAACATTGATTCTGTAGACGAAGACGACTGA